ATGGACGTGCGTTGCGCACATCTCGCGCGCGGCTTGCAACAGCGAAGCCTCGGGGGCAATCGTCTGTACCGCGGGGCTCATGTATTCGCTCACCACGTCACCCGCGTGCGGCTTGCTCTGCAAGGCGCCACTCGATTGCACGTCGTGCGGCACGCCGGCCAACAATGTCGTGCTCTCTGCGCAGCGATCAGCGTGATACCTGACAAAGTCGAAAGCGCTCAGGATGCCCACGCAGCGACGCTGCTCGTTGACGGCCGGGGCGCCGGTGATCTCGTGAGCCACGAGCGTGCGCGCCGCCTCGGCCAGGCAGGCGCTGGCCTCGACCTCGACCACCGCGCGCGACATCGCGTCCTGGACCTGCAGCTCTTGCAGGCGTTCAATCAAGTACGTCATCGTGTACTCTCCCCCCAATGCCCGATGACCCTGCCGCGAATGCTCAGGTTGTCTTGGCGGGCTCAGGCTTGGGCTGCTTGAAGGTCAGCACCGGACAGGTTGCCCGACGCACGATGGCCTCGGCGACACTCCCCATCAACAGTCGTCCCAGGCCCGTGCGACCATGCGTTGCCATCACGATCATTTCGACGTGTTCGGCATCTGCCAGCTCGACGATCTCGGTGGCCGGCTCGCCCACGATCAGGCGATGCTCGTAAGGCACCCCGGGATCGGTCGGCACGATGGCTTGCAGCATCTTCTTGAGCGCAGCCGTGTCGGGCTCGGGAATGCCGTAGTAAAGTTCGCCGCCGCCGTAGGCCATCGGTGGCTCTTCGACATGCACGATGAGCAGGGTTGCCCCGGTGCTCTTGGCCAATGCCGTCGCATGCGCAAGCGCCGCGTCACTGGCGTGCGAAAGGTCGGTCGGAAAGAGGATTTTTTTGGTTCCCATGATTGGCGCCTTTCGTGTGGAGGGGGCTGCTCCCGCTGGAAAGCACCTCCGAAACACAAATCGAGCAATTCAAATGCCAAGCGACACGCTTCGCACGGCATTGACGAGATCACCGAAAAATCGGGAGCCATCCAGCAGATCGATATTCGTGCGGCACTCTTCCGGTAGCATAAGGTGTGCGGATTGGCACGCAAGTGTGCCCACTTGGTAAGCTCAGTCCGGCAGCCCTTGAGAGCATGGCAAGGCAAGACGCGGGTTTTCCCCGGTAATTGCGCGGCGAGCGCGGCCAGGCCGCCGCAAGCCTTTCGTGGCACAGACGTTGCTAATTCATCCTGAATTGACCACGCCACGCGTTGGGCCGATTCAGGGCGGAAACCGAACGATGCACGATCCGGAACACATCGATTTACTGCTGGTCGACGACGACGCCGAATTTCGTGGCTCGATCGCGCGGAGATTTCTGCGCCGCGGCTACCGGTTGCACGAGGCCTCGGGCGCGGAAGAAGCGCTCGCCTTGGCGCAGCGCCGACAGTTCGACGTCGTCGTGCTCGACATGGTCATGCCCGGCATGTCGGGGATTCAACTGCTCGAGAAACTCAAGGCGGCCAGCGGCGAGTGCGAAATCGTGATGTTGACCGGGCAGGGCACGATCGAGTCGGCCGTCGAGGCGATGAAGCTGGGCGCTTACGACTATCTGACGAAGCCGTTTCCCTTGGCGGATCTCGAGCTCGTCCTGCAAAAGGCCTACGAGCGGCGCCAGTTGAAGAAGGAGAATTCGCAGCTCAAGGCGGTGCTCGCCCGATCGCAGCCGTCGGCCGATATGATCGGTCAATCGCCGGCCATGCTCGAAGTGCTGCGGTTGATCGAGCGCGCCGGGCCGACGGACAAGGCGATTCTGATTCAAGGCGAAAGCGGCACGGGCAAAGAACTCGTCGCCCGGGCGCTGCATCGTGCCAGCAGCCGCGCCGAGCGGCCGATGGTCGTCATCAATTGCGCGGCCTTGCCCGACACGCTGCTGGAAAGCGAGCTGTTTGGCCACGAAAAAGGGGCTTTCACTGGCGCGATCTCAACCAAGCCCGGCCTGTTCGAAGTGGCCGACGGCGGGACCCTCCTGATCGACGAGATCGGCGAGATGAGCGGCGCCGTGCAGGCCAAGTTGCTGCGCGTGCTGGAAGACGGCTCCTTGCGCCGCGTCGGCTCGCTCAAAGAGCAACGGGTCAACGTTCGACTCTTGGCGGCGACCAACCGGAACCTGGCCGAAGAGGTTCGCCAAGGCCGATTCCGCGAAGACCTGTATTACCGGATCAATGTCATGTCGCTAATGTTGCCTCCGCTCCGGCAGCGGCAAGGCGATATCCC
This window of the Pirellulales bacterium genome carries:
- a CDS encoding CBS domain-containing protein, translating into MTYLIERLQELQVQDAMSRAVVEVEASACLAEAARTLVAHEITGAPAVNEQRRCVGILSAFDFVRYHADRCAESTTLLAGVPHDVQSSGALQSKPHAGDVVSEYMSPAVQTIAPEASLLQAAREMCATHVHRLPVLDAGGRPLGMITSLDIVAALVNATDEEVNVG
- a CDS encoding universal stress protein, with translation MGTKKILFPTDLSHASDAALAHATALAKSTGATLLIVHVEEPPMAYGGGELYYGIPEPDTAALKKMLQAIVPTDPGVPYEHRLIVGEPATEIVELADAEHVEMIVMATHGRTGLGRLLMGSVAEAIVRRATCPVLTFKQPKPEPAKTT
- a CDS encoding sigma-54 dependent transcriptional regulator is translated as MHDPEHIDLLLVDDDAEFRGSIARRFLRRGYRLHEASGAEEALALAQRRQFDVVVLDMVMPGMSGIQLLEKLKAASGECEIVMLTGQGTIESAVEAMKLGAYDYLTKPFPLADLELVLQKAYERRQLKKENSQLKAVLARSQPSADMIGQSPAMLEVLRLIERAGPTDKAILIQGESGTGKELVARALHRASSRAERPMVVINCAALPDTLLESELFGHEKGAFTGAISTKPGLFEVADGGTLLIDEIGEMSGAVQAKLLRVLEDGSLRRVGSLKEQRVNVRLLAATNRNLAEEVRQGRFREDLYYRINVMSLMLPPLRQRQGDIPALVRHFLGTEWQIEPQALAALEAYPWPGNVRQLINAIERAKIMADDCVVRSIDLPAEIVVAHAPAAASASSSTLPSAAAPGDHLADIQRAHVVEILRREGGNKARAARALGINRRSLYRLLDKYGLHSAAQDQSESTVE